One Gossypium arboreum isolate Shixiya-1 chromosome 13, ASM2569848v2, whole genome shotgun sequence genomic window, AAAGTCCTTGCTTCAATATTGAGGAACCATGTTCCAACTTGATGCTGGAAAGCATACTTTATAGGCATAGAAGAAGGCAGATGATAAAAACATGATTTTCGCCTTACCTACTTAGAGACAAAAGGCAGAACATACAAACAAGTTATAAGTAAAATAGCAGAGGAAAACTATGCTGCTCTGATTCTTCATTATTCTTGAAGTACTGGTGTCTGACTCCGGTGCATTAGACAAGTACTTGTGTTTGAGAAAACAACCCGTCGATAGACATAAAATTAAGAAAGAAAGGATTGAATATGAACTTTACCATTAATGCATGAACTTCAATCTTTCCCAATTCAGGAAAACAAGCATGGTGTGTTCTCTCAAGTTCCCCTACACGTTAAGATTTTGGCACATATTAATAGAACTGTAATAACAAAGCATTTCATCTACAGTTAAATTATCAGAATGTCTCACCATGTTTTTAACACTTTGAAGAAGCTATCATAATAACCAATCATTGCATTGATAGTAATAGCGTTAATGTGTTGATCAAGTTTTTAAGTTATACAATTTCTAATCTACCAATGATCCATAAGCAGCAATCAAACAACacgaatgcaaaaaaaaaaaaaaatgcaattATCTCACAATTCTGATAAACTATTTGGAGGGGGAAATGGGAAAGTGAAAATTTTCATATGGAGTCATGAAAGGGAGGATTTTCCGGGTATCAATTTTGTTTTAAATGACTATGATCAGAAATTCCCacttcatataataataaaaatgccTTTTTTTTTTGGCAACTGATATCTGTATTCCATAAAGCAGCAACTTTGCAACTGGGAAACTGTAAAGaaaaccaagaaaaaaaaagacaCTAATATTCAATGGGAATCAAGAAAGATGATGGGGTTTTCAGGTTTTTTTGTTCTGTAAGCTTACTGTGAAAATCTCCGACAGTGGTATTGGGAGAGACAGCGATGGCCAAGTGAGTGCCTAAGTTGGTGTGCGTGAAAACTGCTACCTCATCGTCAGATGCCATTCCAGGGTCGAAGCTGGACAGTGACAAACAACCTAGGActtcatcaacaacaaaacaaatAAGGGCAAGTTGCTTTGTGTTGAGTTACTGTATCTTAGATTAAAAAcaccttttcttcttcctttttcctttttttatggaatttttggaaagatTGAACACATTTTAAGTGACAGTTTTATGGTTTACTCAAGATTTTAAATGGGTTAATATTAGAGGCCAGTAGAGGGAGTTAATTAGCCCAGTGGGGCTGAAACCAGGAAGCTTCCAGCCTAGCCTGCTCCGTACTATGGAGCTTTGGACAAGTTGTTGATTGAGGCTACTGGGGTTGGCTCCAAAAACTTTGGTCTGGGTTTTATCATTGTCAAATGAATCTCCAGCTAATTGAATTCCAATATTATAATACTTTAAAAAATAAGTAGCTCGCaagattaattaataatttttaattagtaTCGAAAGTTTTGTATTAGAGTTCATGTCAAGCTAAAACaagatattaaaatttaaaggAGGTTATTTTCAAAGGagtcaaatttaaatttaaatatgaaaatCAAGTTTACTTTTATTAAAATCGTGTCCAAATATATTTTTAGTGTGAAATTAAGATTTTCTATGTTCAATGTATTAATACTTTcaaaattcataatttatttcCAAGATTCAAATTTATATATTCGTTTAATATGTTTACCATTAAGTCTAataattttagttttcttttttcttttttttttttttttttttttttttttggttgttaGCAGCCAATTAAGTAGATATCTGAAGTTGAATCCAAATTTTATGACTTGAATTCCTTAAAATCAAAACATTTTAGGACTTGAATTACACCCTAATCTACATGCATCACggatatttaataatttcacgtCTTTTTAATCCCAATTCCCTATTCACATTATAACTCAAAGCTCAGTGTAACTAGAATTTCATGGCAATTTTTAACCACTCCTTTCTCTACATTATTGCATAGAGAATTTCTTTtcgaaataaaaattatattctaCGCAAAGCTTGCTCAACGTATATAAACTTACCAGAATGGGTACTAATGAAAGCAAAAGAAGTAAACTATTTGCAAATACGACATAAACAGTCTAAAAACATCAGAAAAGCACAAATAGTTTGTTTTTTAAGAATATCAAATGAAaccaacaatatatatatatatatatatatatatatatagaaacaGTTCCTATAATATTAATAACTACATGAGCAAATACATGATAACCAGCATTCCCCCAAGAGCCGTCATGAAATAAGATGCAACCGCCTGCTTGATGGTGGAATTGTGCGGTGGAGGTCCCCAAATCGAATCCCAACCATCCCCATCGTCGTTGGATCCGCCATCTTCCATGGGCGACTGCGCCGGCTGAGGAGAGCTCATCGCAGGGTGCACCATTACTCGAATGATCAGTTTCTGACCAGCTTTACAGTGACCTCGCTCCCCGCTGATGAAGTAGAAAAACCCGTACCTATCGAACTCGAAAACAGTATCCCCATCTTTGAACTTAAGGATTGGGTTCGAAACACTGCAATTAGTGTAGCTTGTATGGTTCACCACCAACACTGAGTCATTGCTGTACTTGAAATCTAATAACACACAAGCAAACATAAGCAaaattatatatctatatatgtatgtatgtaaacTTACAAAGAGAATCTCCAACGTGAAACCGGTTCCTGGACGCCCATTCGTTGTAAGTTTCAGATTCATTTCCAGTTGGTTTAGTCCATCCTCCCTCCCCACCAACTCTGAACTGAAAAGAAGCAATTGCGAGGGTGGCCATGGAGATGAAAACCACAGAAAACAATGCGAATTTGAAGAGTTTTTGAAGTGAAAAAGAAGACATATTTTTTTTATCAAGAAGCTTGAAATGTTGTAGAATTTGAGGGAGTAGATAGATAAAGGTTGAGAAATCAAAGACTTGTTTCAAGTTTATAAGTGAAGCGAAAGTGGGAGATGGCAGTTATGTTAGTTTGCGTGGAGTTTGATTAGTGGGGTTCGACAGTTAATGACCAGATACTGATAGTGATAGTCCCACGTTGTTTTGAACTTTTTGACTTGGTCCTTTGTTATCTCCTGGATCCAACTTCAGTGTATGATCGATTGATTCAACGGTTGTGATCATCGAATAACGTTGATCACACTGACCAGAGATCATACACATGCTGGCCGTAGCAATTCTTGATCAGTTCATCTAATTAAACCTCTCCCTTAACTAGAATTCGTCTTAAAACAATTCTAATCCTTAATCAAACTTAAAAcactttttttctaaaaaaaacaaatttattttaagaataaaaaattatatatttaaatttaaattcatcctATCATATCCGAATAAAAGGGTTACATACTACCACACAATCACAACATGAGAATCAATTCCACCATCATAAAAATATACTAAACACCCTTAACCAATAAATCAAATGTTGGGGTTCTCTCGAATGCATTATTAGTGCCCATAACGTAGTTCCATGCCCTTCTCCTTTTTATCATTGCATGGAAAAACCATGTATTACGGTCATGTGTATGTTTTTCGTTGGATCCTAGATTTCTACATCCAATGCAATTAGTCATATTCCTTTACCAAGTTGATCACGCAActccttttctcttttcttttcttttttttttctatcatCTTTCATCTCCAAGCTACTTTAAAGCAAAATAGGTTTATTGTTTAAGTGTCTTCCCTCCTTTATATTACCAAAAAATTTCTAATTCCAAATCCTCAAGGAAGAACCAGTTATTTTGATTTTACATGTTAATAATAAGCTAGTGAACCTACCAATGATTATTCCTACACTTTACTAACAGTCTCCTTGCATCGTGGATTGGAAATCCATGACTTCAAATTGGTTGGGTCTTCTTTAAATAGTAGTTTTAAATGTGTGA contains:
- the LOC108463669 gene encoding mavicyanin-like; this translates as MSSFSLQKLFKFALFSVVFISMATLAIASFQFRVGGEGGWTKPTGNESETYNEWASRNRFHVGDSLYFKYSNDSVLVVNHTSYTNCSVSNPILKFKDGDTVFEFDRYGFFYFISGERGHCKAGQKLIIRVMVHPAMSSPQPAQSPMEDGGSNDDGDGWDSIWGPPPHNSTIKQAVASYFMTALGGMLVIMYLLM